A section of the Gemmatimonadales bacterium genome encodes:
- a CDS encoding sigma-54 dependent transcriptional regulator — protein sequence MSQQPSVLVIDDESGILDTLRILLKKEGFEVTTAQGGKAGLDAIRAGVPDLVLTDVRMPQVTGLDILQAVKEADPITPVLLMTAQASLQSAIQAVNAGAFYYLQKPFANDELLAILRRACEFRQIRVENKQLKQEIRRTGGGPRPVVTRPVGKSRRFLDVLRLADVVAPTDSTVLIGGESGTGKEVLARYIHDASLRAEGPFLSINCGALPETLLESELFGHVKGSFTGAVRDKQGLFAAARGGTFFLDEVGEMPPSLQVKLLRVLQQREVIPVGATEALPVDVRIIAATNRDLDEEVRRGNFRSDLFYRLNVLAMDLPPLRDRRDDLLLLIDRFLQDLASDRGMDVKALSAEALDAVMVYEWPGNVRELQNALEHATVLTKGSLIEPQHLPERITRQKKEPLIAERAQPNPPLDLIERAYIMFVLQAEGGNKTRAAEALGIDPSTLYRKLSRYEEVEAK from the coding sequence ATGAGCCAGCAGCCGTCCGTGTTGGTCATCGACGACGAATCCGGCATTCTCGACACCCTTCGCATTCTGCTCAAGAAGGAAGGATTCGAGGTCACGACCGCGCAGGGAGGGAAGGCGGGGCTCGATGCGATTCGCGCCGGTGTTCCCGACCTGGTCCTGACCGATGTACGGATGCCGCAGGTGACCGGTCTCGACATTCTGCAGGCGGTGAAGGAGGCCGATCCGATCACTCCGGTCCTGCTGATGACCGCGCAGGCCTCGCTGCAGAGCGCGATCCAGGCGGTGAACGCCGGAGCCTTCTATTACCTGCAGAAGCCATTCGCCAATGATGAGTTGCTCGCGATTCTCCGGCGGGCATGCGAGTTCCGGCAGATCCGGGTCGAGAACAAGCAGCTCAAGCAGGAAATCAGGCGCACCGGCGGCGGCCCGCGCCCGGTGGTGACCCGGCCGGTGGGAAAATCGCGGCGATTCCTCGACGTGCTGCGCCTCGCCGACGTGGTGGCGCCGACCGACTCCACCGTGCTGATCGGCGGCGAAAGCGGCACCGGCAAGGAAGTGCTCGCGCGTTATATCCACGACGCGTCTCTGCGCGCCGAGGGGCCGTTCCTGTCGATCAACTGCGGCGCGCTTCCCGAGACGTTGCTCGAGAGCGAACTCTTCGGTCACGTGAAGGGGTCGTTCACCGGCGCCGTGCGCGACAAGCAGGGACTCTTCGCGGCGGCGCGCGGTGGCACCTTCTTTCTCGACGAAGTTGGCGAAATGCCGCCGTCGCTGCAGGTCAAGCTGCTGCGGGTGCTGCAGCAGCGCGAAGTGATTCCGGTCGGCGCCACCGAGGCGCTTCCCGTCGACGTGCGCATCATCGCCGCGACCAATCGCGACCTCGACGAAGAAGTCCGGCGAGGCAACTTCCGCTCCGATCTCTTCTACCGGCTCAACGTGCTGGCGATGGATCTTCCGCCGCTTCGCGATCGGCGTGACGACCTCCTGCTGCTGATCGATCGTTTCCTCCAGGATCTGGCCAGCGATCGTGGCATGGATGTGAAGGCGTTGTCTGCCGAAGCGCTCGATGCGGTGATGGTGTACGAGTGGCCCGGTAACGTGCGCGAGCTGCAGAATGCTCTTGAGCACGCGACGGTGCTGACCAAGGGATCGCTGATCGAGCCGCAGCATCTTCCCGAGCGGATCACCCGGCAGAAGAAGGAGCCGCTGATCGCCGAGCGCGCGCAGCCGAATCCGCCGCTCGACCTGATCGAACGGGCCTACATCATGTTCGTTTTGCAGGCCGAGGGCGGAAACAAGACCCGCGCCGCCGAAGCACTCGGGATCGACCCCAGCACACTCTATCGCAAGCTCTCCCGCTACGAAGAGGTCGAGGCGAAATAG